In a genomic window of Bradyrhizobium sp. LLZ17:
- a CDS encoding haloacid dehalogenase type II — MSQFRPKYVTFDCYGTLTNFQMAEAAQDLYGARLPEPQMAAMVRDFAAYRLDEVLGDWKPYAEVIHNALERACKRNGVAFEVEHAHMVYDRVPSWGPHPDVPAGLARVAKEIPLVILSNAMNVQLPSNVAKLGAPFHAALTAEQAGSYKPRMKGFEFMFDMLGCGPEDVVHCSSSFRYDLMTAHDLGIKNKVWVNRGHEPGNPYYGYVEIKGIDALPSVFGL; from the coding sequence ATGAGCCAGTTTCGCCCAAAATACGTGACCTTCGATTGCTACGGCACGCTGACGAATTTCCAGATGGCGGAAGCGGCGCAGGATCTCTATGGCGCGCGTCTACCCGAACCGCAGATGGCCGCCATGGTCCGGGATTTCGCGGCGTATCGGCTCGACGAGGTTCTCGGCGACTGGAAACCCTATGCCGAAGTGATCCACAATGCGCTGGAGCGCGCCTGCAAGCGCAATGGCGTCGCCTTCGAGGTCGAGCATGCACACATGGTGTACGATCGCGTGCCGAGCTGGGGGCCGCATCCGGACGTTCCTGCCGGCCTTGCCAGGGTTGCCAAGGAGATTCCGCTCGTCATCCTCTCGAACGCCATGAATGTGCAGCTGCCGTCCAACGTGGCGAAGCTTGGGGCGCCTTTTCACGCCGCACTCACGGCCGAACAGGCGGGATCCTACAAGCCTCGCATGAAGGGATTCGAATTCATGTTTGATATGTTGGGCTGCGGACCGGAAGACGTGGTGCACTGCTCCTCGTCGTTTCGCTACGACCTGATGACGGCTCACGACCTCGGCATCAAGAACAAGGTGTGGGTCAATCGCGGACACGAGCCCGGCAATCCCTATTACGGCTATGTCGAGATCAAGGGTATCGACGCCTTGCCAAGCGTGTTCGGGCTCTGA
- a CDS encoding GNAT family N-acetyltransferase: MTQSTLSLTAFGPEHLDGALRLSLQAKWPHRLEDWQVALDLSEGLVALDANAATVLGTVLMTPYKGDVATINMVIVDEAARGRGLGRELMAAAIALAAGRALSLVATSEGMPLYQKLGFCQTGTIAQHQGTVLHIVPPANVRPAESHDISGILELDRSAYGADRRNLLLVLAKLGQLAVLCNGQTLTGFAALRSFGRGEVIGPVVAANADDGKALLAYFMAKREGCFVRVDTAEASQLGAWLTDKGLVRVDEGMAMQRPAAVRSSHAPFTTFALASQAFG; encoded by the coding sequence ATGACCCAAAGCACCTTATCGCTCACCGCCTTCGGCCCCGAGCATCTCGATGGTGCCCTGCGGCTTTCACTTCAGGCCAAGTGGCCGCACCGGCTCGAGGACTGGCAAGTTGCACTCGACTTGAGCGAGGGATTAGTCGCGCTGGACGCGAATGCCGCAACCGTGCTCGGGACGGTTCTGATGACGCCCTACAAAGGGGATGTCGCAACCATCAACATGGTGATCGTCGATGAAGCCGCCCGCGGGCGCGGATTGGGTCGTGAGCTCATGGCGGCGGCCATCGCGCTTGCGGCGGGGCGCGCGCTGAGCCTCGTTGCAACCAGCGAGGGCATGCCACTCTATCAAAAGCTCGGCTTTTGCCAGACCGGAACGATCGCGCAGCATCAGGGAACGGTTCTGCATATCGTCCCGCCTGCCAATGTCCGGCCGGCCGAGTCGCACGATATCTCCGGGATTCTTGAACTCGACAGAAGCGCATACGGTGCAGACCGCAGAAATCTGCTTCTTGTGCTTGCGAAGCTTGGCCAGCTTGCCGTGCTCTGCAATGGCCAGACGCTGACTGGATTCGCGGCGCTGCGCAGCTTCGGCAGAGGTGAGGTGATCGGCCCCGTCGTGGCGGCAAACGCGGACGACGGGAAGGCCTTGCTGGCCTATTTCATGGCTAAGCGGGAAGGATGCTTTGTACGCGTAGATACTGCCGAGGCCTCTCAATTGGGGGCCTGGCTCACGGACAAGGGACTCGTCCGGGTAGACGAGGGCATGGCCATGCAGCGCCCTGCCGCTGTGCGATCCAGCCACGCGCCATTCACCACATTCGCGCTCGCCAGCCAGGCTTTCGGATAG
- a CDS encoding NAD(P)/FAD-dependent oxidoreductase produces the protein MKYVSYWHDTAPGFDGGDTGPVEGHYDVAVIGGGFTGLGAARQLARAGTRVVVLEADRVSSGASGRNGGHLNNGLAHSYLSAKTELGKERAIALYRALDASIDTLEALIAEEGIDCNFRRAGKLKLASKPTHFDSIARNFEAVHREVDTETALLSAQDLRSEIGSPFFGAMLSKKSAMMHMGRYGVGLAEAAKRHGAIIFEQAPVTAQAQEGSRHRLTTSRGSVTADQVLLATGAYTTPNFRYFRRRIVAVGSFIIATRPLDAAEIAATMPGNRTCVTSMNVGNYFRLAPDNRLIFGGRARFSARSDQRSDAKSGAVLVDGLARTFPQLAGIPVDYCWGGLVDMTSDRYPRAGYQDGLWYAMGYSGHGAQLSTHLGMTIADAMLGREDQNPMKGLDWPAVPGHFGKPWFLPLVGMYYKVLDRVQ, from the coding sequence GTGAAATACGTCTCTTACTGGCACGATACCGCACCAGGCTTCGACGGCGGGGACACAGGTCCCGTCGAGGGGCACTATGACGTCGCAGTGATCGGCGGCGGCTTTACGGGGCTGGGAGCTGCGCGCCAGCTCGCGAGGGCCGGAACGAGGGTCGTCGTCCTGGAAGCGGACCGGGTGAGCAGCGGAGCATCGGGCCGGAACGGCGGGCATCTCAACAATGGTCTGGCGCATAGTTATCTTTCCGCCAAAACGGAGTTGGGAAAGGAGCGAGCCATCGCGCTTTACCGCGCACTCGATGCCTCAATCGACACGCTCGAGGCGCTGATTGCGGAGGAGGGCATCGACTGCAATTTCCGCCGTGCCGGCAAGCTAAAGCTCGCGTCCAAACCGACGCACTTCGATTCCATCGCGCGGAATTTCGAAGCGGTCCATCGCGAGGTCGATACAGAGACCGCGTTGCTGTCCGCCCAGGATCTTCGCTCGGAAATCGGCTCGCCGTTCTTTGGTGCGATGCTCTCGAAGAAGAGCGCGATGATGCATATGGGGCGCTACGGCGTCGGACTAGCCGAGGCGGCCAAACGCCACGGCGCGATCATCTTCGAGCAAGCGCCGGTCACCGCGCAGGCGCAGGAAGGTTCGCGTCATCGCTTGACGACCTCTCGTGGCAGTGTCACCGCCGATCAGGTGCTGCTGGCGACCGGCGCCTACACCACACCGAATTTTCGCTACTTCCGTCGCCGCATTGTTGCCGTCGGAAGCTTCATCATAGCGACCCGTCCGCTGGATGCGGCCGAAATCGCGGCCACCATGCCCGGCAACCGCACCTGCGTCACTTCGATGAACGTCGGCAATTATTTTCGGCTGGCACCCGACAATCGCCTGATTTTCGGCGGGCGCGCACGCTTCTCGGCCAGGTCGGATCAGCGTTCCGACGCAAAGAGCGGGGCGGTACTGGTCGACGGTCTCGCGCGAACCTTTCCGCAACTCGCCGGCATACCGGTGGACTATTGCTGGGGCGGGCTCGTCGACATGACCAGCGATCGCTATCCACGCGCCGGTTATCAGGACGGGCTGTGGTATGCGATGGGCTATTCCGGCCACGGTGCACAGCTCTCCACCCATCTCGGAATGACCATCGCCGACGCGATGCTCGGACGCGAAGACCAGAACCCGATGAAGGGCCTCGACTGGCCCGCGGTGCCCGGCCATTTCGGCAAGCCGTGGTTCCTGCCGCTGGTGGGAATGTACTACAAGGTGCTCGATCGCGTTCAGTAG
- a CDS encoding aspartate aminotransferase family protein, producing MLSNSLIELDRAHLVHPVASYRGHEAAGVKVLKSAKGAIVTDASGHQLVDGFAGLWCVNAGYGHESIVAAATRQMQELPYATGYFGLGSEPAIRLAAELAQRAPGDLNHVYFTLGGSDAVDSTVRFIRYYWHARGEPQREHFITLEQGYHGSSAVGAGLTALPAFHAGFGVPHSWQHRIPSHDVYRNPAGANGDAITAASLAALDAKIEEIGGPQRVAAFYAEPIQGSGGVLVPPKGWMKAMRARCQAYGILFVADEVITGFGRTGPLFACSEDEIVPDLMTLAKGLTSGYVPMGAVLLSDHVYDTIADAAGSSAVGHGYTYSAHPVSAAVALEVLRLYENGLLANGAKAGARLMAGLQSLRDHPLVGDVRGRGMLAAIELVTDKQRKTPLPAAAEPAKRIFDRAWKNGLVIRAFPTGVLGYAPPLCCSDSDIDAIIERTARTLDDTLADAEVRAALQH from the coding sequence ATGCTCAGCAACTCGCTCATCGAGCTCGATCGGGCTCACCTCGTCCACCCGGTCGCATCGTACCGCGGTCACGAGGCGGCCGGCGTCAAGGTGCTGAAATCGGCCAAAGGGGCGATAGTGACGGATGCTTCCGGACATCAGCTCGTCGACGGCTTTGCCGGCCTCTGGTGCGTCAATGCCGGCTATGGGCACGAGAGCATCGTTGCGGCCGCAACCAGGCAGATGCAGGAGCTTCCCTATGCAACGGGCTATTTCGGCCTCGGCTCAGAGCCGGCGATCCGGCTTGCCGCGGAGTTGGCTCAACGCGCGCCCGGCGACCTCAACCACGTCTACTTTACACTGGGCGGTTCCGACGCCGTCGACAGCACGGTCCGCTTCATTCGCTACTATTGGCACGCTCGCGGCGAGCCGCAGCGCGAGCATTTCATCACCCTTGAACAGGGGTATCATGGGTCTTCGGCCGTGGGCGCGGGGCTGACAGCCCTGCCCGCCTTTCATGCCGGCTTCGGCGTGCCGCACAGCTGGCAGCACAGGATCCCCTCGCACGACGTCTACCGCAATCCAGCCGGAGCGAACGGTGACGCTATCACCGCCGCATCACTGGCCGCGCTCGATGCGAAAATCGAGGAGATTGGCGGCCCGCAACGTGTTGCCGCGTTCTATGCCGAGCCGATCCAAGGCTCAGGCGGTGTGCTCGTGCCGCCCAAGGGCTGGATGAAAGCGATGCGGGCGCGTTGCCAGGCTTACGGCATCCTCTTCGTGGCGGACGAGGTCATTACCGGGTTCGGCAGGACCGGACCGCTTTTTGCGTGCAGCGAGGACGAAATCGTGCCGGACCTCATGACGCTCGCCAAGGGATTGACATCTGGATACGTGCCAATGGGCGCGGTCTTGCTCTCGGATCACGTCTACGACACGATCGCCGATGCGGCGGGCTCAAGCGCTGTCGGCCACGGATATACCTATTCCGCGCATCCCGTCAGCGCCGCCGTGGCCCTGGAAGTGCTGCGCCTCTACGAAAACGGGCTGCTTGCGAATGGCGCAAAAGCGGGTGCACGTCTGATGGCTGGCCTGCAATCGCTCAGGGATCATCCCCTCGTTGGGGACGTGCGCGGCCGTGGCATGCTCGCCGCCATCGAACTTGTCACTGACAAGCAGCGCAAGACGCCGCTCCCCGCCGCCGCCGAACCAGCAAAGCGCATTTTCGACCGCGCCTGGAAAAACGGCCTCGTCATCCGGGCTTTCCCGACAGGCGTGTTGGGCTATGCTCCGCCGCTCTGCTGCTCCGACTCCGATATCGATGCGATCATCGAGCGGACCGCAAGGACGCTCGACGACACACTGGCCGATGCCGAAGTTCGCGCCGCATTGCAACATTAA
- a CDS encoding ABC transporter permease: MRRQVMSLVAKRLVIALITLIIVSFAVFFATALLPGDTATILLGQSATPEAIEGLRKAMHLNDPAIVRFLKWMAGLVQGDFGTSYANNVSVANLIRGRLANTMKLAGLTASIAVPFALTLGITAAMWRGTLYDRMVTVATIGIISVPEFMIATLAVLLFAVYLKWLPALSLTNEVKSFYDLMRIYAMPVVTLTIGVSAQMIRMTRAAVVETLNTPYIEMALLKGASRPRLVLRHALPNALGPIVNSVALSLSYLLGGVIIVETIFNYPGIAYLMVDAVSNRDLPLIQTCAMIFCLGYLTLITAADIIAVLSNPRLR; encoded by the coding sequence GTGAGAAGACAAGTTATGTCGCTTGTGGCGAAGCGGCTTGTTATCGCCCTGATCACGCTCATAATCGTTTCGTTTGCGGTCTTCTTTGCCACCGCGCTCCTGCCCGGCGATACAGCCACCATCTTGCTCGGCCAGTCCGCAACGCCCGAAGCCATCGAGGGTCTGCGCAAGGCCATGCACCTCAACGATCCCGCGATCGTCCGCTTCCTGAAATGGATGGCCGGCCTCGTTCAGGGTGATTTCGGCACGTCTTATGCAAACAACGTCTCTGTCGCCAATCTGATACGTGGACGGCTCGCCAATACCATGAAGCTTGCAGGATTGACCGCCTCGATCGCCGTGCCGTTCGCCCTGACGCTCGGCATCACCGCCGCAATGTGGCGAGGCACCCTTTACGACCGCATGGTGACCGTTGCGACCATCGGCATCATCTCCGTGCCGGAGTTCATGATCGCAACCTTGGCGGTGCTGCTCTTCGCAGTCTACCTCAAATGGCTGCCGGCGTTATCTCTCACAAATGAGGTCAAGTCGTTCTATGACCTGATGAGGATCTACGCGATGCCGGTGGTAACGCTCACGATCGGGGTTTCGGCGCAGATGATCCGCATGACCCGGGCCGCCGTCGTCGAGACACTGAACACGCCTTACATCGAGATGGCGCTTCTCAAAGGCGCCTCGCGCCCTCGGCTGGTGTTAAGACATGCATTGCCCAACGCGCTTGGCCCCATCGTCAATTCGGTCGCACTCTCGCTGTCGTATTTGCTTGGTGGCGTGATCATCGTAGAGACAATCTTCAATTATCCCGGCATCGCATATTTGATGGTCGATGCCGTTTCCAATCGCGACCTGCCGCTGATCCAGACATGTGCGATGATCTTCTGCCTGGGATATCTGACATTGATCACGGCAGCCGACATCATCGCCGTCCTGTCCAATCCGAGGCTCCGATGA
- a CDS encoding ABC transporter substrate-binding protein, whose product MNDTTTNWSCSDDAAVESAIRRGASRRDLLKLMLANGMVLAAANTVFGRASQAVAATPVKGGALKAAAWSSSTADTLDPAKASLSTDYVRCCSFYNRLTFLDQAGVPQMELAESIESGDAKTWTIKLKKGVTFHNGKDLGADDVIFSLKRHLDKATGSKVAAIASQMSEFKAVDKNTVEVTLASPNADLPTILSMHHFMIVADGTTDFSTGNGTGAFTCKQFSPGERSIGVRNTNYFKSGPNVDSFEFFAIPDENARINALLSGDIHLAAAINPRSLRLLEGQNGFALSTSTSGTYTDLNMRMDMAPGSNRDFVEGMKYVVNREQIVKSALRGFGVAGNDQPVSPVNFFYNKALKPKSFDPDKAKFHFQKAGVLGQSIEVITSEAASSAIDMAMIVQASAAQIGMKLDVKRVPSDGYWSNYWLKAPIHFGNLNPRPTPDILFSLLYKSDAPWNESRFSSEKFDKMLLEARGSLDQAKRREIYNEMQVLVSEEAGTIIPAYISNADAITAKLKGLEPNPLGGMMGYAFAEYVWLAT is encoded by the coding sequence ATGAACGACACAACGACGAACTGGTCTTGTTCAGACGACGCCGCGGTCGAGAGCGCTATTCGGCGCGGGGCTTCCCGCCGCGACTTGCTGAAGTTGATGCTCGCCAACGGCATGGTGTTGGCGGCTGCCAACACGGTCTTCGGTCGCGCATCGCAAGCGGTGGCAGCGACGCCCGTGAAAGGCGGCGCTTTGAAAGCCGCGGCTTGGTCCTCCTCGACGGCCGACACGCTCGACCCGGCCAAAGCGTCGCTCTCGACGGACTATGTGCGCTGCTGCTCCTTCTATAATCGCCTGACATTTCTCGACCAAGCCGGCGTACCGCAGATGGAGCTCGCCGAATCGATTGAAAGCGGCGACGCCAAGACCTGGACGATCAAGCTGAAGAAAGGGGTCACCTTCCACAACGGCAAGGACCTCGGCGCCGACGACGTCATCTTTTCCCTGAAGCGCCATTTGGACAAGGCAACCGGATCGAAAGTGGCGGCAATCGCCTCCCAAATGTCCGAGTTCAAGGCCGTCGACAAGAATACCGTCGAGGTCACGCTGGCGAGCCCCAACGCGGATTTGCCGACGATCCTGTCGATGCATCATTTTATGATCGTGGCCGACGGCACCACCGATTTCTCCACCGGTAACGGGACCGGCGCCTTCACGTGCAAGCAATTCAGCCCCGGCGAGCGCTCGATCGGCGTGCGGAACACCAACTACTTCAAGAGCGGCCCGAACGTCGATTCGTTCGAGTTTTTCGCCATTCCCGATGAAAACGCTCGAATCAACGCGCTGCTGTCCGGGGATATTCATCTCGCCGCCGCGATCAACCCACGATCGCTGCGCCTCCTCGAAGGCCAGAATGGTTTCGCACTGTCCACGAGCACGTCGGGCACCTATACCGACCTGAACATGCGGATGGACATGGCGCCCGGCAGCAATCGGGATTTCGTTGAGGGCATGAAATACGTCGTCAACCGCGAGCAGATCGTCAAATCGGCACTGCGCGGCTTCGGCGTCGCCGGCAACGATCAGCCGGTGTCGCCCGTCAACTTCTTCTACAACAAGGCTCTCAAGCCCAAATCGTTCGACCCCGACAAGGCAAAATTCCATTTTCAGAAAGCGGGCGTTCTCGGGCAGAGCATTGAGGTGATTACCTCCGAAGCGGCCAGTTCGGCGATCGACATGGCCATGATCGTCCAGGCATCGGCCGCCCAAATCGGCATGAAACTCGACGTGAAGCGCGTGCCTTCCGACGGCTACTGGAGCAATTACTGGCTGAAGGCGCCGATTCATTTCGGCAATCTCAATCCGCGTCCGACGCCGGACATCCTGTTCTCCTTGCTCTACAAGTCTGACGCGCCGTGGAACGAGAGCCGTTTCAGCTCGGAAAAATTCGACAAGATGCTGCTCGAGGCCCGCGGTTCGCTCGATCAAGCCAAGCGCCGCGAAATCTACAATGAGATGCAAGTCCTGGTGTCAGAGGAAGCGGGCACCATCATTCCGGCCTACATCTCCAATGCGGACGCCATCACGGCCAAGCTGAAGGGACTGGAGCCCAACCCGCTCGGCGGTATGATGGGCTACGCGTTCGCCGAGTACGTCTGGCTTGCTACCTGA